The window ACGACGTCGAGAGACCGGCCGCACCGGCGTGGATGGCTTCGACCAGAATCGCGGACATCTCCGCGATCTCTTCGTCGGTCGCGGCCCGCTCCTGTGCCGCGTTTCCCATCACGTAGTGACGAAGGGCCGAGTGCCCCACGAGACCGGAGACGTTGATGCCTAGCCCCGGGCGAATCGCGTCGAGATATTGCGGATAGGTCTCCCAATTCCAGGGGACGCCCGCGTCAAAAGTCGGAATCGAGATGTCCTCGATTTGCTTGAACATCCCGGCGAGCGCGCGCTGGTCTTCTTTCTTCACCGGCGCGAGCGAAAGCGAGCAGTTGCCCATCAGGACCGTCGTCACACCGTGCTCGAGCGACGGCGTCGCGAGGCGATCCCAACAGATCTGCGGATCGAAGTGCGTATGGACGTCGATGAAGCCCGGCGCGAGCACCTTTCCGGCGGCGTCGATGTGGCGTGCATCGGCGGCGGGTGTGAGATCGGCACCCACAGCCTCGATCTTCCCGTCGCGTACGGCGACGCTCCCGCCAAAGGCGGGCGCGCCGGTTCCATCGACAATGCGGGCGTTGGAGATGTGAAGGGCTTGGCTCATTTCGTCTCCCCGGTCTGTCCCTTGAACGGCTGATTGCCGAAGCGATCGACGTGGACCACGTCACCGACCGGCTTGCGTGTGGTTGGACCGTACTTGCCCTTCGGCCAGCCCAGTGGAATGACCGCACACGGACTCACCGAGTAGGGCAATCCGAGCGCGCGGCGCGCAAGGAAGTGGCTCCAGAGCGGCAGAGTGATCAGCGCCGCACCCAGTCCGGCCGAACGAGCCGCGAGCAAAAGGTTCTGCACCGACGGATAGATCGAGCCGTAGTAGCTCGACGCGGCTACACGCGGCCACGGCAGGCTCACTCCCCGCAGACACGCGACGACGACGACGGGGACCTCCTCGAAGTGGTCCGCCTGCCACTGCACGGCGTTGATGATCCGCTGCATCTTCGGATCGTCCTTCGCCATTCGGCGACCGATGCCACCGTAGAGACGAAACGCACCGGCATTCATCCGGCCGAGCTTCGCCTTCACCGCGCGATCCTTCACGACGATGAACTCCCAG of the Candidatus Binatia bacterium genome contains:
- a CDS encoding nitroreductase family protein, which codes for MPLEEAMSTQRAIRRLKTDPVDDALVLRLIELAQKAPTGSNAQNWEFIVVKDRAVKAKLGRMNAGAFRLYGGIGRRMAKDDPKMQRIINAVQWQADHFEEVPVVVVACLRGVSLPWPRVAASSYYGSIYPSVQNLLLAARSAGLGAALITLPLWSHFLARRALGLPYSVSPCAVIPLGWPKGKYGPTTRKPVGDVVHVDRFGNQPFKGQTGETK